TTAAGTGATTTTGTAGGGAAGGGTACATGCCAAGAAACCAAACTGTGAGTAGAGTAGAAGATTTCACAAGCATTTTCAACTGCACCCATCCCAATGGTTTTGCAGGTTTTTAAATCCCCTATGCCATTCTCTTGAGAACTGGAGTTCAACAACAGGAACTCTGCCTATAATGTTTTTCCCTCTTAGAAGAAAGGAATAGCACTAAAGAGAAATTACAAAATTTCCAATGACTCTTTCATGGAAAACGCTTAATTATAGTCAGATAGAAttcatgcaaaataaaaatatttaattccaCCCTTcccaatagaggaaaaaaaaaataagtttctcaACATGTAATCTATGAATGAATGATGTAACTATTAACACCTGTAAGTTCTATTATCCATGTTGCGCTAGTCTCAATCACAAACTAAAGGACAGAAGGGATACTAAAGGCCATCTGGTCCAAATTGGCCAAGGATACTTGATATATTATGCCTTCCCCCAAAGTATTCATCCAGTTTTCACTTGAAAAACCTAAGGGGTAACCCAATATTTGGAGACCCTATTACATTTTTGGATCTCAAATTGTTAGAAAGGAAGTCCTTCCCTTTACATTAAACTGAAATATACTTCTCTGCAACTTCTATCCAGTGACCCTAATTTTGCCTGTGGGGCCAAGAATGAAGACCAAGTTGAATTTTTGTCCTACCCAATGCTCTTTGGATATTTGAAGAGAGCTCTCATGGTTCTAAATGTCTGCTCTTTGTTCTCCAAGTAATTTTTACTGAGCAAGATTTTGATGCCCATCAACATTCAGGTTGCTCCCCCTGCCCTTCACCACCCTCCCCATCTCTCCTATCTCCATCTTATAAGAGGATACTCAGTATAGAAGACTTCTCCAGAAAGGGTTTGACAAGAAAGGAGAACAGAGCAACATCACTTTCCTGGTCTTGGACTCTAGGCTTTTCATAATGTATCCTAAAAACTGCTTTTACTTTCTTGGCTGCCATATCATATTGACATACACTGAGCATACAGGCCATTAAaatctttagcttttttttccccacatgaaTTATCACCCAGTCATGTATTCCCCCATTTTAGATTTGTGAAGTTGTTTTTTTGAATCCTAACATAGGCCTTTGTAATTATCCTAATAAAATTTCACAGGATTTGGTTCAGCCTATTATTCTAGGctgatttttttctgaatgctGATTCTGTCATCCAATTTGTTGTCTATCCCTTCCCACCATAATGTCACCTGAAAATTAGATAAGTATACTTCATTCACAGgtcactgatttaaaaaataaataaaaaggatgagTAGTCCAGGGCAAAAGACAGATCTCCCCAATGCCCTTTAATAAAGACCTTCTTCCAGGCTAAGAGAGAGCCATTAAGAGTCCAGTTTTTCAAAGTCAGATTCACTTGTCTTTACTATTATCTAGATCACAACTCTCCATCTTCACAAGCATAACTTCCTGTTATGTCAAATGTacctattatttttatagcattttctttatCCTCCAGTTAGTTACCCTGTTAGAAAAATCATGTTAGACTGGCatggctgttttgttttttttccttttaaacatatttccctatttttcatgttgtacaagaaaaagcagaccaaaagggaaaaaaaccgcgagaaagaaaaagcaacagacaaaaaaaggtgaaaatactattcttcaatccacattcagtctccatagttttctgtctggatgcagatggcactttccatcccaagtccattggaattgtcttgaatcgccgtactgctgagaagagccaagtccatcacagttgatcatcacatgatcttgcttGTTGCCatgttataatgatctcctggttctgctcacttcacttggcatcagttcatgtaagtctctccaggcctctctgaaatcagcccacttataatattccattatattcatataccataatttattcagccattccccaactgatgggtacccaattcaatttctaattccttgaacaTGGCTGTTTTTGATGAAGCCATGCTGGCTCTAGGTGGTCACAACTCACCTTTCCAACATGTTTACAAACCACCTATTTAACAATATATTCTAGTTTTTGAGGATGAAGTCACTTTACACACCCCAACCCtgtttccccttaaaaaaaaaaaaaacaaacaaaacaaaaccaggacAATTGGCTTTCTCCAGTCTTAAGAtatctctttcattctttattttccttccaagATCTCTAACAGCGATCCTAACTCTCCCCAAATGCAGATGCTTAAACTGGGCAAAAATGAAACTAACCCCAAATTCTGGGGCACAATATTCTTGGCATTATTGGTTGGCCCCCTCTCATCTTGTAAAGTCATTCTAAGGTTTCCTGTTTTTGTGTACTCTTTGAGGAAGAGGTTTGATTCTGTAGGCTGTAGATTTCATCACCCTGGATGGGTTTCAATTCCTGTTCCAAGTTGATAactgaatggaatgaattcttaACGCAAGGTAGGAGATCAGCAAGTCTGAATTCTTACTAGTTCTGTACCGAGTATCACTGACCTGGTgtcagagggagaaaaaaagatacaagggATAGCAGGACTATGGCACTGGGAGTTACAAAACAAATGAACTATgggcaaaggaaataaaaactccAATGAAAGATATTAAGACAATACTTGGATAGGTATTTCAAAATAAGGCAGAAACACAATTCCCAAGGCTCATTAGTCCATTTTCTGGGGCCAAGCTGTTGTGATGACCTATGGTATATATATCTAGGTTGTCAGGAGACTGCCAGATACAgcataaatatttgaaggactccAATGTTCTTCCCCTTTTATTCCAGTATTTCAATATTACTAGGATCATAATTATCCAGGTGATTTTAAAAGGGAGGTAGAAAATAGGAAATGCTACCTAAATAACACCAAAAGCAAAATCCTATTTGTGAGCCCCAGTCCTTAAAAAGAACGACAATGGTACTTACAAATTTTAGCATGTTCCAGTCAAACACATAGTCATAGGAAAAACCCTGGCGATGGAACAGGTTCCTGAAGAGCTGTCTCAGGTAGGAATAGTCAGGTTTGTCATCAAAACGCAACGAACGACAGAAATTCAGGTATGTGGCAAATTCAGCTGCAAAACATTGAGAAAACTCAAAGCTGTATGGAAACCTTATTTGAATGTTAGTATAATTAGTAcaattcccccccacacacatacattttgcttgcatttattttttacttttctaaaccATAAAATATAGAACCGTGATCTAcctaaaacataaataaaaatctgAGATACTCATCATTTTTCTGAGACTTAGATTCCAAACGTAAATTTATTTTGGTAAACTCTGATGCTATCAAGGACTGTTCAGACAGAGAACATGAACAAAAGTTCATAATATACGTAATGAATATTGTTCACATACGATATGAACAATGACATCAGAAGCTGAAAAGAAGAATCACTTCAGCAACAAGTGAAATGAGGCAGGGCTAGGGAACAGAATGCTCGGGAACAGATAAGGTCAACATATTGGGTAAAAAAAACCTGTCAATTTTTGACAATCAGAAAGTCAATATTTAAGCAGCAAAGAGATAAGTTAAAGTGTGATAAGCAttaatatatcacatttctgatctgTAGACAGAGTTTCCTTCTATAATACTGTTTCTAAGGAATGACTAAAATAGAAGTGATTTAGATGCTGgactattttttttgttgttactggATTATACTTCTTCCATAGAATATAACGACAGAACAGTCTTACAacttattaaatgaaatttaacagTGCAGAACAAGTAGATCCCCAACAAAAACTTACAAGGGTAGCCTTTACATAACACTTCAATGGGAGTGGACATTTTCTTTTCActaattctttcatatttttgtcTCTTGGTAGCAGCCTTCAGCCCCTGCCAGGGGAGGGAGCCCAAATTGAAGTACATCAACACATAGCCCAGGGACTCCAAGTCATCCCTTCGAGATTGTTCTGaagaaaaagtataaagaaaaatatgtgaaaaaatgcaTTCATTCACTACATTCTTTAAAAGGTAACAAAAAAACTCAAAAGTAAATGCTTAAAAGTCACattgtggaggaaaaaaaaaatctttaaaaattacaataaaacttcAGTCCTTTGGATTTATAATAAATTGCCACTCTTATCctaaactaagaaaaataacCCTTAGACCAGGGTACAATAATGCTCTAATTGATtgattgtaaataaaaagcagtCACTAGTCCCTcaaatcttggggaaaaaaaatgctttcaatttAATCACTCAGAAGCTACAATCTATCTGCCACAAGGATTTAATGGTCACAGAGATCCATAAACTTTGAAGATTGCACATTCCGATGACGCCCAAGAACACAGATTAATAGCTATTACATTTGATTTGAAATAAGTAGTCCAGAAGGCTCTCTTAAGTCAATGACTCCTAGATTTTTAGGTAGAAGAGTATACTTCACACAGGCTCACCAATGCCAAGATGAGTGTTGATGGAGGCATAACGAGCAGTTCCTGTGAGGTTTTTATTCTCACGATAGGGTATGTGCTGATGGGTCCTAGCATCTCGGTACTTCTTGGCCAACCCAAAGTCTATGATATAGACTAGGTTACCCTTTTTTCCCAGTCCCATAAGAAAATTATCCGGCTTCACATCTCGGTGGATGAAGTTCTTCGAATGAATGTATTCAATCCGACTAATCTATAAGCAAGAAGTAAAAGAGATGATTAAGATATGAGCAACAAGATTGGAAATTAGACATTTTCTCTCATCTTCATGACTTCTTAAACCTCTCCAGAAATTATGTGGCAAAGATAAAACAACTTTAGCTGTATCCATGGTCATGGGACATCCAAAAGCCAAaagctggtaaaaaaaaaaagaagaagaagaatcaaaattaaaaacaaaacctatgAAGCTCATTGATCCCATTTCCTTAGAACTTTTTTCTCTGGTTCCCAAATTATCAACAGTAAGAAAGGGCAGGTGAGCAAATGCAAAGACTTAAGGGCTTGCAATAAAATCTCCCTCCATATTCCGGtgccccctttcttctttcttcattaccTTGGAGATCCAGCTCCAGATTGCCAAAGTTTACTACTTGACATTAAGTACTCCAGCAGCCCTTTAGCATCAAAAGCATGCAGGAATTGTCATTGCTGCAGACAATTCTATAGCACTAATGCTATAGAACTCTGACCTGCCAGGTAAAATCCCATAGTACCAACCAATATCAATTCTCTAAACTGCTGGTGCTAGACCAAAGAACTGAAGAACAAATAGCTAGCAGGATATATCAGGTGAGCCGTGTGTGAATATACAGCACTCCACTAAACTGCAAATAAAGAGCTCAACATTCCTTTGGGGAAAAATTCTGCTACCCAATGTCAatttggggaggaagggggaagggagaggcagAGATTTGGGTGGATGAACCATAAATTACCTGGCATGGGAGGAATCTGAGAAACTCTGCAATGCAGCCCTCAAGGAAACACCCTGATATCATAGaagacaaagccaggaaatgtgcaaaagggaaaatcaggaagggaggaaaaagactAAAATTACCAAGATCTTAGGAAGAAAATTCAACGGCCTTGAATGTAAGAAGATTCAGCAACAAGTAACTCATTTAATAACAGAAGGAAACAGGGCCCTCCAGGTCTAGTAAATGAATTCAGATATCTGAATAttgcaaaacaaaggaaaatgatttgaGACAGAAGACCTTATAGAATGTGACAAAAACATGTAACTACAACACACTTCCTGAGAGGTTCAAAAGAAAACATGAGGTTTGACCTGCACAGGAAAAGTaatatacaaaataggaaaactaGAATCTGTGATGGCAAATCaccgcccccccccaaaaaaataacaagagaatGGAAATATAAACATCCAGAAATGAAGAACAATatgaagtgaagaaaatacactcattatacaaacaaaacatacTGATTTTGAAGACAGGATGCATAGTCAACCTCCAAGGATGACAGATCTTTCagaaaaacataagcaaataATATCAtgtaggaaataataaaaactgcCCAGAATTTCTGgccatagaaaaagaaatatcaattgaattcaaaaaacaaaacaaaaaccccaaggCTAAGAACTTCCAAAGACACATAGtcattaaaatttaacaattcatttcagaaacaaagttttttttttttaatagtattctatttttccaaatacatgcaaagatagtttccaacattcacctttctctcttccccctcccaaatagcaagcaatccaatataggttaaacaagttcaattcttctaaacatatttccatatttgtcatgctgtgcaaaaaaacaaaaaacaaaaatcagatcaaaaagggaaaaaaatgagaaagggggaaaaaaagcaaacaagcaaacaatgtcaacaacaaaaggtgaaaattttgatccacattcaatctccacagttctctctggatgtggacagcactttctattacaagtctattagaattaccttaaatcacctcattgttgaaaaaagctaagtccatcatagttgatcatcccataatcatcttgttactgtgtacaatgttttcttggttctactcactttactcagcatcagttcacataagttttcccaggcctttctgaaatcagcctgctcattatttcttatagaacaataatataccattatcttcatataccataacagccatttcccaactgaggggcatccactccagaaacaaaaagttatcagaggaaggattttcaaataaaaagaggACATTCTGATAATACAAAACAATCTATTAGAAAactagaaggaaatggaataatgTATTCTAAGCTCAGGATACAGCCCAGAGTGGTCTACTTTGCAAAGCTgagcataaaagaaaaaaggtgaacattaaataaaaagttgttttaaacattttcaaaaagaaaattagaactaGAAATTATTTGCTTCTTAAAACACTCCTAACAGAAATGCAAATACAGTGAATAAATTCAGGAGTCAGCTGAGAGACCAGTAAGAGACTTCTCAAATCTATACAAGGAGATGAAGCTGAAGGTGGAGAGTTCTAGTGGAGTTAATAGTGAAAGTCCCTGAGATATGGTCTATAAGTGAACCAAAGTTCACTTgtgtgttattttttcctagaacTACATTACAGAGGGAGCACACAccaaaaagagaaggaggataGGTCAGGGAATGGTTAAAGAGCTAGCAGGGTAGTGggtgggaagagggggaaaggggatgAAAGGATTCCCTTGATGAATGCTCCTATGGGTGAAGATGAATGGAGATCTTAAGCCGAGTGTATTCTAGGGGATTTGATGTTTCAAAATTTACTCACCTTACCTCAGGAGGAGAATTGGATCTCTTGAGGGGATGTCACTGAGGGACTGGAAAAGCATGAACTCAGGAAGGAGACTTTGAGAGAAAGCGGGGGAGAATAATAATTGAGGAGGGTGCAGAGTAGTTGTGAGCCTCCTAATGAAGGAGGATGTGCACTTGACACCTGTTGTCTAGCATTGTTTTAGGAGCAACATGGAAAATGGAAAACTGGGGTCAAGCTCTACAAAAGGAAGTGGCAAAAAACAATTGTAGGTAAAAGCCTGTGATGGATTCATTGGAATTTTCGACTGCATCAAGAATACAGAGAGACTAAGCAAGTATGAATCAGGAGAACAGAGGCTTAAAATAGAGAGCATGGATAATGAAGACAGAGAGgggcacataaaaaaaaaatttttaaattaaaatttaaaaaatctaatgaaggGAACACTAAggataagagaaaaaggaagaatccacttgatggagagaaaaggaggggagaaagtaATTTTATAACCGGATAAAAGCAAATGGGGGAATATGAATAAGCAAAACCATAAAATAATCAGGAATAACAAATGAGAGAAACAAGATCAAAGGGAGAACCAGTGGGAATGAGATCAACTTAAAGATCTAGGTCAAGTAACTCAAACAGCACAGTACTGTTTTTACAAAAGAGGGGggtttttcaggttttttttttttcaacctgaaaaaaaaaaattattagagggagaggaaaatataaaactaacttaaaaaaaaaaaagagtaaattgaAAAAACAACATATTAGATAAGAAAAACCAACCCTACAATCTAATAATgcttacaagaaatatattttaaaaaacaaagacacacacacaaaaagcagAAGCTGCCATTATGCTATctgaacaaagtaaaaaaaatataacaaactgaactgaacaaattgtgggaGAAACTAGAGCTAAAAGGTATCTTCAAAAAGTCCACACATACACACCTCTCAGCATCACATGGAACTTTTACAAAAAACTGACCATATGTAGAAACcagaaatattacaaaatatgttaaaaagacTAGATTAGTTATTATATCCTTTATAAATCGTAATTCAAAAGTAGTAACTGACTCACAAACACAGACCCAATGGAAATCTAACAATAAATCTTAATAAGTatgtcaaaaaacaaatcacagaaaatacaattatgtaaaagaaaatgacaaacataCCAAAGTTTCCAGGGTATAGCTAAAATAGTCCTCAGGACTTAAAAATCTTAACATACATTAAAAtctttacataaaaatattaacatacattaaaataaaaaagaggattaATGAATTGaatgtgcattttttaaaattagaaagtcaAAAACTAGATCTATAttaaggacagaaaaggaaataaaaatcagagaggaaataaattggaaacaaaacaTCCATAGAAAAGTTACGGTTAAAAGCTGGTTCTTTGAAAAGGCTAATAGAGAATGGAAAAATCCTTACCCTTATTTAACCAAAAAGTAGAGAACAGAAAATCAAAAACAAAGTAGCAAATGGGCAAGGTAAAACCACAACAAaaccagaataaaaagaaaactcagaacatAGTATTCAGTTATATGCTaacaaaactgagaaaacaaaaaaataaaattataactttaaaaatataaaaattaaccccagcctcaaaaaaaaaaaaaaattaaattaaatatatatatatatatatatatatataaatacctaAATTATCAGAAATCAGACAAAGATCTTAaatctcagaaaaggaaacataTTTAGCTATGAAGGAACTATCAGAGAAAAACTCCTGGATTCACTGGCAAATTCTatccaaacttttaaagaacaattagcactCCTATgtcacaaattattctcaaaaattaatCTTTTGGAGACAAACtagaaaactataggccaatgTCTTCAATGAACAATgacatgaaaaaaacattttttttttaaattttaaaaatttttttctaaggctggagttaagtgacttgcccagggtcacacagctaggaagtgttaagtgtctgagaccagatttgaactcgggtcctcctgaattcaaggctggtgcaaCTATCCACtgcgcaacctagctgcccctgacatgaaaattttaaacaaaattctgAGGGGCTACAGAAATTTATCCAAATTAATATTTgttatgaccaagtagaatttatatcaggGATGCAAAGATGGTTCAAAGttaataaaacaatcaaaataatcatattaagaatcaaaacatcaaaaaaacaaaaaacaaaaaacaaaaacaaaccaaaaccacATAAAATCATTTCAAGAGACTCAGGAAAAGCTTTTTATAAAGTACAACTCTTATGCTAAAAACTCTACAAAGTATAGGCATGGAGac
The Sminthopsis crassicaudata isolate SCR6 chromosome 4, ASM4859323v1, whole genome shotgun sequence genome window above contains:
- the CSNK1D gene encoding casein kinase I isoform X6, which produces MELRVGNRYRLGRKIGSGSFGDIYLGTDIAAGEEVAIKLECVKTKHPQLHIESKIYKMMQGGVGIPTIKWCGAEGDYNVMVMELLGPSLEDLFNFCSRKFSLKTVLLLADQMISRIEYIHSKNFIHRDVKPDNFLMGLGKKGNLVYIIDFGLAKKYRDARTHQHIPYRENKNLTGTARYASINTHLGIEQSRRDDLESLGYVLMYFNLGSLPWQGLKAATKRQKYERISEKKMSTPIEVLCKGYPSEFATYLNFCRSLRFDDKPDYSYLRQLFRNLFHRQGFSYDYVFDWNMLKFVSDTRYRTSKNSDLLISYLALRIHSIQLSTWNRN